One genomic region from Prionailurus bengalensis isolate Pbe53 chromosome C1, Fcat_Pben_1.1_paternal_pri, whole genome shotgun sequence encodes:
- the LOC122479629 gene encoding chymosin-like: RLLRVPLHKGKSLRKALKEHGLLEDFLKEHPYGIRKKYSNLDKVSNEPLANFLDCQYFGKIYIGTPPQEFTVVFDTGSSDLWVPSVDCKSYACKTHHRFDPSKSSTFQNLNEPLSIQYGTGSMQGFLGLDTVTVSSIVDPQQTVGLSTQEPGNVFTYSEFDGILGLAYPSLASEYSVPVFDNMMQKHLVAKDLFSVYLDRNGPGSMLTLGAIDPSYYTGSLHWVPVTVQEYWQFTVDRVTVNGVVVACDGGCQAILDTGTSMLVGPSSDILNIQTAIGATQDEFGQFDINCGQLKSMPMVVFEINGRKYPLPPSAYTSQDLGFCASGFQGEGDDPLWILGDVFIREYYSVFDRINNRVGLAKAI; encoded by the exons CGTCTCCTCAGGGTTCCTCTGCACAAGGGCAAATCACTGAGGAAGGCCTTGAAAGAGCACGGGCTGCTGGAAGACTTTCTGAAGGAACACCCATATGGCATCAGAAAGAAGTACTCCAACTTAGACAAGGTGTCCAACGAGCCCTTGGCCAACTTCTTGGAT TGTCAGTACTTTGGGAAGATCTACATCGGGACCCCGCCCCAGGAATTCACCGTGGTGTTTGACACCGGCTCTTCGGACCTCTGGGTGCCCTCTGTCGACTGCAAGAGTTACGCCTGCA AAACCCATCATCGCTTTGACCCATCCAAGTCCTCCACCTTCCAGAACCTGAACGAGCCCCTGTCCATCCAGTACGGCACCGGCAGCATGCAGGGCTTTCTGGGTCTCGATACCGTCACT GTCTCCTCCATCGTGGACCCCCAGCAGACTGTGGGCCTGAGCACCCAGGAACCTGGCAACGTCTTTACCTACTCTGAGTTCGATGGGATCCTGGGGCTGGCCTACCCCTCTCTGGCCTCCGAGTACTCAGTGCCCGTGTTTGACAATATGATGCAGAAGCACCTGGTGGCCAAAGACCTGTTCTCTGTTTACTTGGACAG GAATGGCCCGGGGAGCATGCTCACGCTGGGAGCCATTGACCCCTCCTACTACACAGGCTCCCTGCACTGGGTGCCCGTGACCGTGCAGGAGTACTGGCAGTTCACCGTGGACAG GGTTACGGTCAATGGCGTGGTGGTGGCCTGCGATGGTGGCTGCCAGGCCATCCTGGACACAGGCACCTCCATGCTGGTTGGGCCTAGCAGCGACATCCTCAACATCCAGACGGCCATTGGAGCCACCCAGGACGAGTTTGGCCAG TTTGACATCAACTGCGGGCAACTGAAGAGCATGCCTATGGTGGTCTTTGAGATCAACGGCAGGAAGTACCCACTGCCCCCCTCTGCCTACACCAGCCAG GATCTGGGCTTCTGCGCCAGCGGTTTCCAGGGTGAGGGCGACGACCCGCTGTGGATCCTGGGAGATGTCTTCATCCGGGAGTATTACAGTGTCTTTGACAGGATCAACAACCGCGTGGGGCTGGCCAAGGCCATCTGA